One Bacteroidales bacterium DNA window includes the following coding sequences:
- a CDS encoding ATP-dependent Clp protease adaptor ClpS — MTNQKSFPNQHESDITKDSESRNLILHNDDVNTFDHVISSLIAECNHESHQAEQCALIAHTKGKCDIMDGTYAELNPVRISLLNKGLNVTID; from the coding sequence ATGACAAATCAAAAAAGTTTCCCAAATCAACATGAATCTGACATAACTAAGGATTCTGAGTCAAGGAATTTGATTTTGCATAATGACGATGTAAACACGTTCGACCACGTAATTTCATCGTTAATTGCAGAGTGCAATCATGAAAGCCATCAAGCCGAACAGTGTGCATTAATAGCTCATACCAAAGGCAAATGCGATATTATGGATGGCACATACGCCGAACTAAACCCAGTTCGTATTTCATTGTTAAACAAAGGATTAAACGTTACTATAGACTAA